A window from Drosophila subobscura isolate 14011-0131.10 chromosome O, UCBerk_Dsub_1.0, whole genome shotgun sequence encodes these proteins:
- the LOC117896231 gene encoding soluble guanylate cyclase 88E, which yields MYGLLLENLSEYIKSVYGEEKWEDIRRQAGIDSPSFSVHQVYPENLLQKLAKKAQQVLGVSEREFMDQMGVYFVGFVGQYGYDRVLSVLGRHMRDFLNGLDNLHEYLKFSYPRMRAPSFICENETKQGLTLHYRSKRRGFVYYTMGQIREVARYFYHKEMHIELVREEILFDTVHVTFQLTFDNRAFTLASLAMTREEKHLPISAHVLFEIFPFCIVFGADMVVRSIGNSLMVILPELLGKKITAWFDLVRPLIAFKFQTILNRTNNIFELVTVDPVTERMDAQNDDLLLHDDGSEPEKSLRLKGQMVYMENWRMIMFLGTPVMPDLTSLITTGLYINDLSMHDFSRDLMLAGTQQSVELKLALDQEQQKSKKLEESMRLLDEEMRRTDELLYQMIPKQVADRLRRGENPIDTCEMFDSVSILFSDIVTFTEICSRITPMEVVSMLNAMYSIFDKLTERNSVYKVETIGDAYMVVAGAPDKDANHAERVCDMALDMVDAITDLKDPSTGQHLRIRVGVHSGAVVAGIVGLKMPRYCLFGDTVNTASRMESTSIAMKVHISESTKVLIGPSYKILERGEIDVKGKGTMATYWLEERENRLPLQLATGLLMHPMAASAKAIMPAPSKPVTPMVVPAPVPVAVPVAAAAPALPVEHASMSGVVLTATNTMTAAAHLTHHHPAGAAGGAAGGATATADDRSSRIYSPVTFKDVARRSIANSPVRHSGGYSYTDQEKRRDSRSNSTGHVFMRSPSDIFGSLILDTEEFLEDLQISRGSLVNNNNQPPAACGFSPTPPFRIGSAPPKPRPSNPDKFTPEELAAMDQMTPPSTAPARETATCSSASLKGATSNASLDREKATKLKKITFSNSASLEAPSPPAMSAVVCPMRAKSPPLATVSTAPPVVPVQASSSHGQRPGSKDSVSSISLHSPPPHRAQSAPARPHSMSKAARKAFLAAKQTKAMEKLDKMIEEVHEVESQSAVKAANMRLAVFGHDGGGGDGGDLAAGGCPLFLPPPPQQQQRLMAGSMSDSSICNHGHSHAPSCHHMEPKMSNSQSFQHSPRVHQCCSGFGHGNGRHSHRMHSNACRIL from the exons ATGTACGGTCTGCTGTTGGAGAATCTCTCCGAGTACATCAAGTCTGTCTATGGCGAGGAGAAATGGGAGGACATCCGAAGGCAGGCGGGCATCGATTCGCCTTCATTCAGCGTGCATCAAGTGTATCCCGAGAATTTGCTAcaaaaattagccaaaaagGCACAACAG GTTCTTGGCGTCTCTGAGCGGGAGTTCATGGACCAAATGGGTGTCTATTTTGTGGGCTTTGTCGGTCAATATGGCTATGATCGTGTCCTGTCTGTGTTGGGTCGTCACATGCGTGACTTTCTCAATGGTCTGGACAATCTGCATGAGTACCTGAAGTTCTCGTATCCTCGCATGCGTGCACCCAGTTTTATTTGTGAGAACGAAACCAAGCAGGGTCTGACGCTGCATTATCGATCGAAGCGTCGTGGATTTGTCTACTACACCATGGGGCAGATACGTGAGGTGGCCAGATATTTCTACCACAAGGAGATGCACATTGAGTTGGTGCGCGAGGAGATACTCTTCGATACGGTGCACGTGACCTTTCAGCTGACCTTTGACAATCGTGCTTTCACGCTCGCATCCTTGGCGATGACACGCGAGGAGAAGCATCTGCCCATCAGTGCTCATGTCCTGTTTGAGATATTCCCTTTCTGCATTGTTTTTGG CGCTGACATGGTTGTGCGCAGCATTGGCAACTCTTTGATGGTCATTTTGCCCGAACTGTTGGGCAAGAAAATTACAGCCTGGTTTGATTTGGTGCGCCCGCTGattgcattcaaatttcaaaca ATACTCAATCGCACCAATAACATCTTTGAGTTGGTCACTGTGGATCCGGTTACCGAGCGCATGGATGCCCAGAATGatgatttgctgctgcatgacgaCGGCAGTGAGCCCGAAAAATCGCTAAGATTGAAGG GTCAAATGGTTTACATGGAAAACTGGCGCATGATCATGTTCCTGGGCACACCCGTCATGCCGGATTTGACGTCTTTGATCACCACCGGACTCTACATCAATGACTTGTCCATGCATGACTTCAGCAGAGACCTGATGCTGGCGGGCACACAGCAATCGGTGGAGCTGAAACTGGCCTTGGatcaggagcagcaaaagtccAAGAAGCTGGAGGAGTCCATGAGATTG TTGGATGAGGAAATGCGTCGCACCGATGAGCTGCTCTATCAGATGATACCCAAACAAGTGGCAGATCGTCTGCGACGTGGCGAGAATCCCATAGATACGTGTGAG ATGTTTGACAGCGTCTCCATACTCTTCTCGGATATTGTGACCTTTACGGAGATTTGCAGTCGCATTACACCCATGGAGGTGGTCTCCATGCTGAATGCCATGTACTCAATATTCGATAAGCTAACGGAGAGGAATTCGGTGTACAAAGTGGAGACCATTGGGGATGCTTATATGGTGGTGGCTGGCGCACCCGACAAGGATGCCAATCATGCGGAGCGTGTCTGTGATATGGCGCTGGACATGGTGGATGCCATCACTGATCTGAAGGATCCCTCAACCGGGCAGCATTTGAGAATAC GTGTTGGTGTCCATTCTGGTGCCGTTGTGGCTGGCATTGTGGGCCTGAAGATGCCACGTTATTGCCTCTTTGGCGACACTGTCAACACCGCCTCGCGCATGGAGTCCACCAGCATTGCCATGAAGGTGCACATTTCAGAGTCCACGAAAGTCCTCATTGGGCCCAGCTACAAGATTCTGGAACGTGGCGAGATTGATGTCAAGGGCAAGGGCACCATGGCCACCTATTGGCTGGAGGAGCGCGAGAATCGtttgccgctgcagctggccacCGGACTGCTGATGCATCCGATGGCAGCCAGCGCCAAGGCCATAATGCCGGCACCCTCGAAGCCAGTGACGCCCATGGTGGTGCCGGctcctgtgcctgtggcagtgcccgtagctgcagctgcccctgCGCTGCCTGTGGAGCATGCCAGCATGTCTGGTGTGGTGCTGACAGCCACAAATACCATGACAGCAGCGGCGCACCTGACGCATCATCATCCAGCGGGAGCAGCGGGAggtgcagctggtggagcCACTGCCACGGCAGACGATCGCAGCAGTCGCATCTACTCCCCAGTGACGTTCAAGGATGTGGCACGTCGCAGCATTGCCAACTCGCCGGTGAGGCACAGCGGTGGCTACTCCTACACCGATCAGGAGAAGCGTCGCGACTCACGCTCCAACTCCACCGGCCACGTCTTTATGCGCTCGCCGTCGGACATTTTCGGTTCACTGATCCTCGACACCGAGGAGTTTCTCGAGGATTTGCAAATCTCTCGCGGCTCGCtggtcaacaacaacaaccagccgCCGGCAGCGTGCGGGTTTAGTCCCACGCCACCGTTTCGCATTGGCAGTGCACCGCCCAAGCCGCGGCCCAGCAATCCGGACAAGTTTACGCCCGAGGAGCTGGCGGCCATGGACCAGATGACGCCACCATCGACAGCTCCGGCCAGGGAGACGGCCACGTGCAGCAGTGCCAGCTTGAAGGGCGCCACATCGAACGCCTCGCTGGACCGGGAGAAGGCCACAAAGCTCAA GAAAATCACCTTCTCCAACAGCGCCAGCCTGGAGGCACCCTCCCCGCCTGCCATGTCCGCTGTGGTGTGTCCGATGCGCGCCAAGTCGCCACCGCTGGCCACAGTGTCCACAGCGCCGCCAGTGGTGCCAGTGCAGGCGAGCAGCAGTCATGGCCAGCGACCCGGCTCCAAGGATTCGGTCTCATCCATTTCGCTCCACTCACCGCCGCCGCATCGTGCGCAGTCAGCGCCAGCAAG ACCCCATTCCATGTCGAAGGCAGCGCGCAAGGCCTTTCTGGCCGCCAAGCAAACCAAGGCCATGGAGAAGCTGGACAAAATGATCGAAGAAGTGCACGAGGTGGAGTCCCAGTCCGCGGTGAAGGCGGCCAACATGCGGCTGGCTGTGTTTGGACATGATGGCGGGGGAGGAGATGGCGGGGATCTGGCTGCCGGTGGTTGTCCACTGTtcctgccaccgccgccacagcagcagcagcgcctcatGGCTGGCTCCATGTCAGATTCGAGCATCTGTAATCATGG GCACAGCCATGCGCCCAGCTGCCACCACATGGAGCCAAAGATGAGCAACAGCCAGAGTTTCCAGCACAGTCCGCGTGTCCATCAGTGCTGCAGCGGCTTTGGTCATGGCAATGGCAGACACTCGCATCGCATGCACTCGAATGCCTGTAGGATACTGTAG